From one Lycium barbarum isolate Lr01 chromosome 6, ASM1917538v2, whole genome shotgun sequence genomic stretch:
- the LOC132644820 gene encoding serine/threonine-protein kinase-like protein At3g51990 — MGYLSCKAESSISISNSQSCKTTPKKTHNQEKEKPIKIQEFNYKDLELATNGFSEQKLLGRGSHGLVYKGILRNGRLVAVKRSSRNVVSRITTSSDNCNEVENEIDILSKLQSPRLVNLVGFSNDSHDTLLVVEFMSNGTLYDVLHSNSRPLSWGRRIKMALQTAKAVDILHSLTPPVIHRDIKSANVLIDRNFNARLGDFGLALRCHLDDFRLRSTPPAGTMGYLDPCYVTPDNLSTKTDVFSFGILLLEIISGRKAIDVAYSPPSIVDWAIPLIKRGKLLAVYDPRIPPPKDPCVRKQLAVVAAKCVRSCRERRPTMKEVSECLSGLSKLVPLHSWNGFTNPCLMVETVGRPVESRKVSKQRDLDGGDAGLATPMRNSPRVYSDLGLRSNLMDLMAGNDGLSEFQGDGDGVEPKPKSISRALSCRYVSGSVVGRRNHETLVHSNGRGGTSRSRRNSSVGEHSDRD; from the coding sequence ATGGGTTATCTATCATGTAAAGCTGAATCTTCCATATCAATTTCCAATTCTCAGAGTTGTAAAACCACTCCCAAGAAAACCCATAATCAAGAAAAGGAAAAACCCATCAAAATTCAAGAGTTTAACTACAAAGATCTTGAATTAGCCACTAATGGTTTCTCTGAACAAAAACTTCTTGGTAGAGGTAGCCATGGACTTGTTTATAAAGGTATACTTCGTAATGGTCGTCTTGTAGCTGTTAAAAGGTCTTCTAGAAATGTTGTTTCAAGAATCACCACTTCATCTGATAATTGTAATGAGGTAGAGAATGAAATTGATATTCTTTCCAAATTACAAAGCCCAAGATTGGTTAACCTTGTTGGTTTTTCTAATGATTCTCATGACACTCTTTTGGTTGTTGAGTTTATGTCCAATGGTACACTTTATGATGTCCTTCACTCCAATTCTCGTCCACTTAGTTGGGGTAGAAGGATAAAAATGGCTTTACAAACTGCTAAAGCTGTTGATATTTTACATTCTTTGACTCCTCCTGTTATTCATCGTGATATTAAGTCTGCTAATGTGTTGATAGATAGGAATTTCAATGCTCGTTTGGGTGATTTTGGGTTAGCGTTAAGGTGTCATCTTGATGATTTTAGGTTGAGGTCTACTCCTCCTGCTGGTACTATGGGTTATCTTGATCCATGTTATGTGACTCCTGATAATTTGAGTACAAAAACTGATGTTTTTAGTTTTGGGATTTTGTTGTTGGAGATTATTAGTGGGAGGAAAGCTATTGATGTAGCGTATTCCCCGCCGTCTATTGTGGATTGGGCGATTCCGTTGATTAAGAGAGGGAAGCTCTTGGCTGTATACGATCCGAGGATTCCGCCTCCCAAGGATCCTTGTGTAAGAAAGCAATTGGCGGTTGTGGCTGCGAAATGTGTGAGGTCATGTAGGGAGAGGAGGCCAACAATGAAGGAGGTGTCCGAATGTTTGAGTGGGTTGAGTAAGTTGGTACCTTTACATTCTTGGAATGGTTTTACCAATCCTTGTTTGATGGTTGAGACAGTAGGCCGACCTGTGGAGTCTAGAAAAGTTAGTAAACAAAGAGATTTGGATGGTGGAGATGCTGGACTTGCAACGCCAATGAGGAATTCGCCGAGGGTTTACTCTGACTTGGGTTTGCGCAGCAATTTGATGGATTTAATGGCTGGAAATGATGGGCTGTCTGAATTTCAGGGAGATGGCGACGGGGTTGAACCTAAGCCAAAATCTATTAGTAGAGCTTTGAGCTGCAGATATGTAAGTGGCTCAGTTGTTGGTAGAAGAAACCATGAGACTTTAGTTCACAGCAATGGTAGAGGAGGTACATCCCGTTCGAGAAGAAACAGTTCAGTTGGTGAGCATTCAGATAGGGATTAA